A region from the Achromobacter seleniivolatilans genome encodes:
- a CDS encoding TonB-dependent receptor: protein MSYSSARTHRVLKRRVAIWTALAFTPALHAQSIQTSQPAPVATLPAISVSADNAAPTLLDQAATGTLLGLTPFETPASIDIITNEQLRARGATTVTDAITQAAGISAMRHPGNGGSSLSSRGFTDSNSVAQLYDGVRQFGGVGQTFIYDPWAVDRIEVLRGPASVLYGEGAIGGVVNVIPKKPTRGPIENELQTTVGTHDTQRFGFGSGGALDEKWSYRLDLSGNHTDSGISLGDSRDAAITAALRLDVTPELNFTLTQAYAWQEPTRYFGTPLVDGTMDFGLRKQNYNVADSKIIYRDSRTELKAEWSPNAMTTVRSRLYYIGSNRDYRDAENYTWLPGGLIERSGYTDIRHNQEQTGTITDATFDGHLLGLANKVAVGFELNRASLKHTNNSPYSGTSLVDPYDVDHGRFINVAGTTPRYRNTANQYALFAEDRLMLTPQWSVLGGLRYDHIDLSRRDLVADQTAYRTTFNNVGWRIGTVYDVLPTLSVYGQYAEAADPIGSLLLLSPANKNFDLSKGKQLEVGVKQTFWDNKGQWTLAAYQIKKNNLVTRDPNDPSLRIQVGEQSSRGLEATLGVELTPAWRLDLNAVALRARYDDFSESVGGVSVSRKGNVPTDVPERVANLWLSWKFAPQWTASAGVRYVGKRYADSANQLEMAGYTTTNLALQWEPRRDLSLALRAFNVFDRQYAETAYYNQTQWLLGEGRRVELSANYRF from the coding sequence ATGTCTTATTCTTCCGCCAGGACGCACCGCGTCCTGAAGCGGCGCGTGGCCATCTGGACCGCGCTCGCCTTCACGCCTGCGCTCCATGCGCAATCCATACAAACCTCGCAACCCGCGCCTGTGGCGACCTTGCCAGCGATTTCGGTATCCGCTGACAACGCCGCGCCGACCTTGCTGGACCAAGCCGCTACCGGCACCTTGTTAGGTCTGACGCCCTTCGAAACGCCAGCAAGCATCGACATCATCACCAACGAACAACTGCGCGCACGCGGCGCCACCACCGTCACGGACGCGATCACGCAGGCCGCTGGCATCAGCGCCATGCGGCATCCGGGCAACGGCGGATCATCCTTATCGTCACGCGGGTTCACCGACTCCAATTCCGTCGCGCAGTTATATGACGGTGTGCGCCAATTCGGCGGCGTCGGCCAGACCTTCATCTATGACCCATGGGCCGTGGACCGCATCGAAGTGCTGCGCGGTCCTGCTTCGGTGCTGTATGGCGAAGGCGCCATCGGCGGCGTCGTCAACGTGATCCCGAAGAAGCCCACACGCGGCCCGATCGAAAACGAGCTTCAAACCACCGTCGGTACGCATGACACGCAGCGATTTGGCTTTGGCAGCGGTGGTGCATTGGACGAAAAATGGTCTTACCGGCTGGACCTCAGCGGCAACCACACGGACTCGGGCATCAGCCTGGGCGACTCGCGCGACGCCGCCATCACGGCCGCGCTGCGGCTGGACGTAACACCAGAACTGAACTTCACGCTGACGCAAGCCTATGCCTGGCAAGAACCTACCCGCTACTTTGGCACGCCATTGGTGGACGGCACCATGGATTTTGGCTTGCGCAAGCAGAACTACAACGTGGCCGACAGCAAGATCATTTACCGCGACAGCCGCACGGAACTGAAAGCGGAATGGTCGCCGAATGCCATGACCACGGTCAGAAGCCGCCTGTATTACATCGGCAGCAACCGGGACTACCGCGACGCAGAGAACTACACCTGGCTGCCAGGCGGATTGATCGAACGCAGCGGCTACACCGACATCCGCCATAACCAGGAGCAGACCGGCACGATTACGGACGCCACCTTTGACGGCCATCTGCTGGGGCTCGCAAACAAAGTCGCGGTGGGCTTCGAACTGAACCGGGCGTCGCTCAAGCACACCAATAATTCGCCGTATTCGGGCACCTCGCTGGTGGACCCGTACGACGTGGACCACGGCCGCTTTATCAATGTGGCAGGCACGACGCCGCGTTACCGCAACACTGCGAACCAGTACGCGCTGTTCGCTGAAGACCGTCTGATGCTGACGCCGCAGTGGTCGGTGCTGGGCGGCCTGCGCTACGACCACATTGACTTGAGCCGCCGCGATCTGGTGGCGGACCAGACCGCTTACCGCACCACCTTCAACAATGTGGGATGGCGCATCGGCACGGTCTATGACGTACTGCCCACTTTGTCGGTCTATGGGCAATATGCCGAAGCCGCCGACCCGATCGGCAGCCTGCTGCTCTTGTCGCCCGCCAATAAGAACTTTGACCTGTCCAAGGGCAAGCAGCTGGAAGTGGGCGTCAAGCAGACGTTCTGGGATAACAAGGGCCAATGGACGCTGGCTGCCTATCAGATCAAAAAGAACAATCTGGTGACCCGCGATCCCAACGATCCGTCGCTGCGCATTCAGGTGGGCGAGCAGTCGTCGCGCGGGTTGGAGGCCACGCTGGGCGTGGAGCTGACGCCAGCTTGGCGCTTGGATCTGAATGCCGTAGCGCTGCGCGCGCGCTATGACGACTTTAGCGAATCAGTGGGTGGCGTCAGCGTCTCGCGCAAAGGAAATGTGCCCACCGATGTGCCGGAACGCGTAGCCAATCTGTGGCTAAGCTGGAAGTTTGCGCCGCAATGGACCGCCAGCGCAGGCGTGCGCTACGTCGGCAAACGGTACGCGGATTCAGCCAACCAGCTGGAAATGGCCGGCTACACCACCACGAATCTGGCCTTGCAATGGGAGCCCCGGCGCGACCTGAGCCTGGCCTTGCGAGCGTTTAACGTGTTCGATCGCCAATACGCCGAAACCGCCTACTACAACCAGACGCAGTGGCTGCTGGGCGAAGGCCGCCGCGTGGAACTCAGCGCCAATTACCGGTTCTGA
- a CDS encoding EAL domain-containing protein, producing MTPHHEASASSVVSDEEIAAMISGKDGLRVLLQPQVDLMTGRIVSAEALARWQHPRLGVVMPAEFIPAVNRMGLDKMLFERVCVRVIDTLLTMRRMGVAVPIAINAPATTLSDQRSVDFLLDRIYAAELPASLVRVELTEDQPIKELEVLRASLLKLEDAGCEVSLDDFGSGHASLKLLSAIPLSEVKIDQYFVARMRRSAVAFEVLRTAAELATRLGWRVVAEGVENVADIPALRAAGCRYGQGFALGRPMPLDELMLRLRTQRDGGEPLAAPATYASSWLDAFGGVGKEPDSVQPAHISTQ from the coding sequence ATGACGCCACATCACGAGGCATCTGCCAGCTCGGTAGTCAGCGATGAGGAAATCGCGGCCATGATTTCAGGAAAAGACGGCCTGAGGGTGCTGTTGCAACCCCAAGTTGATCTGATGACGGGCCGGATCGTATCGGCCGAAGCGCTGGCAAGATGGCAACATCCTCGCTTGGGTGTCGTCATGCCAGCAGAGTTCATCCCCGCGGTCAATCGAATGGGATTGGACAAAATGCTGTTCGAGCGCGTATGTGTACGCGTGATCGACACGCTATTGACGATGCGGCGCATGGGGGTCGCGGTGCCCATCGCCATCAATGCCCCGGCCACGACACTCTCTGACCAACGTTCGGTGGATTTCCTGCTGGATCGTATCTACGCGGCGGAATTGCCGGCCTCGCTGGTGCGCGTTGAACTCACCGAAGACCAGCCCATCAAGGAGCTGGAGGTATTGCGCGCGTCGCTGTTGAAACTGGAAGATGCCGGGTGTGAAGTCAGCCTGGACGATTTCGGCAGCGGCCATGCCTCGCTAAAGTTGCTGTCGGCGATTCCTTTGTCCGAAGTGAAGATCGATCAGTATTTTGTGGCACGCATGCGGCGCAGCGCTGTTGCATTTGAAGTGCTGCGTACCGCAGCTGAACTTGCCACGCGCCTGGGCTGGCGCGTCGTCGCGGAAGGCGTGGAAAATGTGGCAGACATTCCCGCCTTGCGGGCCGCGGGATGCCGATACGGCCAAGGGTTTGCGCTGGGCCGCCCCATGCCGCTTGATGAATTGATGCTGCGCCTGCGTACGCAGCGCGACGGTGGTGAACCGTTGGCGGCGCCTGCCACCTATGCATCGTCTTGGCTGGACGCCTTTGGTGGCGTGGGTAAGGAACCCGACTCTGTGCAACCCGCGCATATTTCCACCCAGTAG
- a CDS encoding DUF2946 family protein: protein MRSSLSSLNRHTTGLWLVLMLFVLKAMVPQGFMPATQQSGALIQLCSAAGPIWVAGPARHDDAPDERHAAQAASCPVGMALAAVALPPSPVLLLAPVAVMAHPLAARAPPSPVQTYVPGAPLGARAPPLLSVFR, encoded by the coding sequence ATGCGTAGCTCGCTTTCCTCCCTGAACCGCCACACCACCGGCCTTTGGCTGGTGCTGATGCTGTTCGTGCTGAAGGCAATGGTGCCTCAGGGCTTCATGCCCGCCACACAACAAAGCGGCGCGTTAATCCAGCTGTGCTCGGCCGCCGGCCCGATCTGGGTAGCTGGCCCGGCCCGGCACGACGACGCGCCAGACGAACGCCATGCGGCCCAAGCCGCCAGTTGCCCGGTGGGCATGGCGCTGGCCGCCGTGGCCTTGCCGCCTTCGCCCGTCTTGCTTTTGGCACCGGTGGCCGTCATGGCCCACCCGCTTGCGGCGCGGGCGCCTCCCAGCCCCGTCCAGACCTACGTACCCGGCGCGCCGCTCGGCGCTCGAGCCCCGCCTTTGCTGTCGGTATTCCGCTAA
- a CDS encoding DUF748 domain-containing protein: MSLNAVAPRQRSVLGTAMAILLLLVALAAVLALAATRIAEQRISSMLGPRSQVGDVSVGFKRVVLTDVVVPGGEGQAGARAQRVVLEPEWSSFLRHEAVFKTITIEGFDFAVVRTAGGDMQIAPALQAALRAGDGGDAKSRRDRPVQVGELVLRNGRLDYLDAVVSKPPHRIPFKDVQARLSPVTVPGDGAHSDMEFSGAVEDNRNGAATVRAQGWVELGGTDADMKVAVRNMDIQHAAPYLAENGAGSLAGGAMDLDMTTAIANRDLRASGTVALRGLKFSGDGTLFSFPRKAVLAAMKDSSGTVRFEFALRGSLDNPKFSVTRGFAAQVARGFGRAIGVGAEGAAEGVAGAVKELGNALSDLLSP, from the coding sequence ATGAGCTTGAATGCAGTTGCTCCGCGCCAGCGATCGGTCTTGGGCACTGCCATGGCTATTTTGCTGCTGCTCGTTGCTCTGGCTGCCGTGCTGGCGCTTGCCGCCACACGCATCGCGGAACAGCGCATTTCCAGCATGCTCGGTCCGCGCAGCCAGGTAGGCGATGTCAGTGTGGGCTTTAAACGGGTGGTGTTGACGGATGTGGTGGTTCCGGGGGGGGAGGGCCAGGCAGGCGCCCGGGCGCAGCGCGTGGTGCTGGAACCCGAATGGTCATCCTTCTTGCGGCACGAGGCCGTGTTCAAAACCATCACCATCGAAGGCTTTGATTTTGCCGTGGTGCGCACCGCTGGCGGCGATATGCAGATCGCGCCCGCGTTGCAGGCGGCGCTACGCGCCGGAGACGGCGGCGACGCCAAGTCTCGCCGCGACCGCCCCGTGCAGGTCGGAGAGCTGGTATTGCGCAACGGCCGGCTGGATTATCTGGATGCGGTGGTGTCCAAGCCGCCGCATCGTATCCCGTTCAAGGACGTACAGGCCAGATTGAGTCCGGTGACGGTTCCGGGCGATGGCGCGCACAGTGATATGGAATTCAGCGGCGCGGTCGAAGACAACCGCAATGGCGCGGCCACCGTCCGGGCGCAGGGGTGGGTGGAATTGGGCGGTACGGATGCCGATATGAAGGTAGCCGTGCGCAACATGGATATTCAGCACGCGGCGCCGTATCTTGCTGAAAACGGCGCGGGATCATTGGCTGGCGGCGCAATGGATCTGGATATGACAACAGCCATCGCCAACCGTGACTTGCGGGCATCCGGCACCGTGGCCTTGCGCGGGCTGAAGTTCAGCGGCGATGGCACGCTGTTTTCATTTCCGCGCAAAGCAGTGCTTGCCGCCATGAAGGACAGCTCCGGCACAGTGCGTTTTGAATTCGCTTTGCGGGGCAGCCTGGACAATCCCAAGTTCTCGGTCACACGCGGATTCGCCGCTCAGGTAGCCCGAGGTTTTGGGCGGGCGATTGGCGTCGGCGCGGAGGGCGCGGCAGAGGGCGTCGCGGGCGCTGTGAAAGAACTGGGCAACGCATTGTCTGATCTGCTCAGCCCCTGA
- a CDS encoding ABC transporter ATP-binding protein — MSTHSAVSSPLSGSALLRIENLTVDLPQGADRPYALKDVSLTINAGEILCVVGESGSGKSLTAGAILGLLPEDVRASAGSILWQGQDLLQATPDALRRLRGQGIGMIFQEPMTALNPLRTIGDQIAEVFRTHTRLGRHEIRQRTLALLDSVRLPSPAQALDAYPHELSGGQRQRAMIAMALALEPALLIADEPTTALDVTTQAQILHLIHDLQRRKGTAVLFITHDFGVVAEIADRVAVMQRGELVESGTADQVLEHPRHPYTRALIAAVPPLAPAAARPSGETPAPVILSTQGLTKTYRKRGWLGRAGRVTHAVDGVSLTLREGGTLGIVGESGSGKSTLARTLLGLLPPDAGTIVLAGEPLIFKGGSARREHARRVQMVFQDPYGSLNPRQRVGEIVAQGPMVHGTPRREAMARAQELFELVGLSPDAIRRYPHEFSGGQRQRVGLARALAMRPQVLIADEPVSALDVSVQAQVLALLARLRDQLGLSIVFITHDLRVAAQVCDHIAVMKDGRVVEEGVCAQVFTQPAHPYTQALLAAVPGRNWNPSAVALRQAA; from the coding sequence ATGAGCACCCATTCCGCCGTATCCTCGCCCTTATCTGGAAGCGCCTTGTTGCGCATCGAGAATCTAACGGTGGACCTGCCGCAAGGAGCAGACCGGCCGTACGCGCTTAAGGACGTATCCCTGACCATCAACGCAGGCGAAATCCTGTGTGTCGTGGGTGAAAGCGGTTCGGGCAAATCCTTGACCGCTGGCGCCATCCTGGGTTTGCTGCCCGAAGATGTGCGGGCCAGCGCCGGAAGCATTCTGTGGCAAGGGCAGGATCTGCTACAGGCAACACCGGACGCGTTGCGACGCCTGCGCGGGCAGGGCATCGGGATGATCTTTCAAGAGCCGATGACGGCGTTGAACCCCCTGCGCACGATAGGCGACCAGATTGCGGAAGTCTTCCGTACCCACACCCGTTTGGGCCGCCACGAGATCCGCCAGCGAACGCTGGCGCTGCTGGATTCGGTGCGCCTGCCCAGTCCGGCGCAAGCGCTGGACGCCTATCCGCACGAGCTGTCCGGGGGGCAGCGTCAACGCGCCATGATTGCGATGGCGCTGGCGTTGGAGCCCGCATTGCTGATTGCGGACGAACCGACGACCGCGCTGGATGTCACGACCCAAGCTCAGATCCTGCACCTGATCCATGATTTGCAGCGCCGCAAGGGCACGGCCGTGCTGTTCATTACGCATGACTTTGGCGTGGTGGCCGAAATTGCAGACCGGGTAGCGGTCATGCAGCGGGGCGAATTGGTGGAAAGCGGTACGGCCGATCAAGTCCTGGAGCATCCGCGACATCCCTATACACGCGCCCTGATCGCGGCGGTGCCGCCGCTTGCGCCAGCGGCGGCGCGGCCATCTGGCGAGACGCCCGCGCCCGTCATTCTCAGCACCCAAGGGCTGACCAAGACCTATCGCAAGCGCGGCTGGTTGGGCCGCGCCGGGCGGGTAACGCATGCCGTCGATGGGGTGTCGCTGACCTTGCGTGAAGGCGGCACGCTAGGCATCGTGGGCGAAAGCGGTTCGGGAAAATCGACGCTGGCGCGCACCTTATTGGGTTTGCTGCCGCCGGATGCAGGCACGATTGTGCTTGCAGGTGAACCCTTGATATTCAAGGGCGGAAGCGCGCGCCGTGAGCATGCGCGCCGTGTACAGATGGTATTCCAAGATCCGTATGGGTCCTTGAACCCGCGCCAGCGCGTGGGTGAAATCGTGGCCCAAGGGCCAATGGTGCATGGAACGCCCAGGCGTGAGGCCATGGCGCGTGCGCAGGAATTGTTTGAATTGGTGGGATTGTCGCCGGACGCGATACGGCGGTATCCGCATGAATTCTCGGGCGGTCAGCGCCAGCGCGTGGGCCTGGCCCGCGCACTGGCCATGCGGCCGCAAGTGCTGATTGCCGACGAACCTGTGTCCGCGCTGGATGTGTCGGTGCAGGCGCAGGTGCTGGCGCTGCTGGCCCGGCTGCGCGATCAGTTGGGCTTATCCATCGTTTTCATCACGCACGACTTGCGCGTTGCCGCGCAGGTCTGCGATCACATTGCCGTGATGAAAGACGGACGGGTGGTGGAAGAGGGCGTGTGCGCCCAAGTGTTCACCCAGCCCGCCCATCCATACACGCAGGCCTTGCTGGCCGCCGTGCCGGGCCGCAATTGGAATCCCAGCGCGGTGGCGCTGCGCCAGGCGGCTTGA
- a CDS encoding FUSC family protein: MTNLLSGWRAALRNVLWLDALQAAAISAAPVILAVLAHEPRLGWTAIAAFWACFGDPGGPLRQRASSMLALGLIGALFCFLASASAGHLWLLLPLTFVCCTFGGLLRVLGPAAAIVGTLLSAGFVVAAELPAPTLADSLSYTLFFLGGAVWAVLMTALVWRRRPWKDATHAVAHCYRGLADFADALARMYSGLTPAGGPQAWTAVTKPQRSAQRALIEAARTRIREVQDARPSRRARAHQLMYLLDSAEDSFIALVAAADLLESNAPRWLGRGAGAHLSHALHRYASVCNAIASTSDVNDAKQAECLRERLAHYSAGLHDLRGGAMAYAPELASIVPVLDRMLHTAQAVMQTLFDQSDAPAAPAQSSRSVSRARQAWRTLRQNLGVESDAFRHALRVGIGATIAVALSKTFAVNHGYWMSLTLVFILQPYFATTWQRTVERVIGSVAGAIGASLLGLLLSTPLSVALAVLPIALGTFAARTIHYALFTFFLTSQFVLVSHIQQPDIYEPMLAALRAFNSVLGGILALLVGFLVWPEKEPRQLAGALTRALDRHAAYALALAREKSGAAQDQEQGAESGIVGLRRLACLSADNAEASLQRLQQNPVHRERNVDTAVNLLNAMRRITAAGTVLEIQPALPPDSAAASALRDFGLTLAHALHPQDDAPPPHPRQLAVPGIIATAEPALAGPLDRIAQQARQVRQLRDRIEKQPAA; this comes from the coding sequence GTGACAAATCTGCTATCTGGTTGGCGCGCTGCGCTGCGCAATGTCCTATGGCTGGACGCTCTACAAGCCGCAGCCATCAGCGCCGCGCCCGTCATCCTTGCCGTGCTGGCGCACGAACCGCGCCTGGGCTGGACGGCAATCGCCGCGTTCTGGGCATGTTTTGGCGACCCCGGCGGCCCGCTGCGTCAACGTGCAAGTTCCATGCTGGCCTTGGGGCTGATCGGCGCGCTGTTCTGCTTTCTGGCCAGCGCCAGCGCAGGACACTTATGGCTCTTGCTGCCGCTGACTTTTGTTTGCTGCACCTTTGGCGGATTGCTGCGCGTGCTCGGGCCTGCGGCCGCAATCGTCGGCACCTTGCTGTCCGCGGGGTTTGTCGTGGCCGCCGAGCTTCCCGCGCCCACCTTGGCAGACAGCCTCTCCTACACGTTGTTCTTCCTGGGCGGCGCCGTCTGGGCCGTTTTGATGACAGCTCTGGTGTGGCGTCGTCGTCCCTGGAAGGACGCCACCCATGCTGTCGCCCACTGCTACCGGGGCCTGGCCGACTTTGCCGACGCATTGGCACGCATGTATTCCGGGCTAACTCCGGCGGGCGGGCCGCAAGCCTGGACCGCAGTCACCAAGCCCCAACGCAGCGCGCAACGCGCGTTGATCGAAGCCGCCCGGACCCGCATCCGCGAAGTGCAGGACGCGCGCCCATCGCGCCGCGCCCGCGCGCATCAGCTGATGTACCTGCTGGATAGCGCCGAAGACAGTTTCATCGCCCTGGTGGCGGCTGCTGACCTGCTGGAGTCCAATGCCCCGCGCTGGTTGGGCCGTGGCGCCGGCGCTCATCTTTCACATGCTTTGCATCGTTACGCCAGCGTTTGCAATGCCATCGCCAGCACGTCGGATGTCAACGACGCCAAGCAGGCGGAATGCCTGCGCGAACGGTTGGCGCATTACAGTGCCGGCCTGCATGACCTGCGCGGCGGCGCCATGGCGTACGCGCCTGAGCTGGCCTCAATCGTGCCCGTGCTTGACCGCATGCTGCACACGGCCCAGGCCGTCATGCAGACGCTTTTCGACCAGTCCGACGCGCCAGCCGCACCCGCGCAAAGCAGCCGATCTGTAAGCCGCGCCCGCCAGGCTTGGCGCACGCTGCGCCAGAACCTGGGCGTGGAGTCCGACGCATTCCGCCACGCGTTGCGCGTGGGCATCGGCGCCACCATCGCGGTGGCGTTGTCCAAGACCTTTGCCGTCAATCACGGCTATTGGATGTCGCTGACGCTGGTCTTTATCCTGCAACCGTATTTCGCCACCACCTGGCAGCGTACGGTCGAACGCGTCATCGGCAGCGTGGCCGGGGCGATCGGCGCATCTTTGCTGGGCCTGCTGTTGAGCACGCCATTGTCGGTGGCGCTTGCCGTGCTGCCCATCGCGCTTGGCACCTTTGCCGCCCGCACCATCCACTACGCTCTCTTCACGTTTTTCCTGACCTCGCAGTTTGTGCTGGTCAGCCATATCCAGCAGCCGGACATCTACGAACCCATGTTGGCCGCTTTACGCGCTTTCAATAGCGTCTTGGGCGGCATTCTGGCGTTGCTGGTTGGATTTCTGGTGTGGCCAGAAAAAGAACCGCGGCAACTGGCCGGCGCGCTCACCCGCGCACTGGATCGCCATGCCGCGTACGCGCTGGCACTGGCCCGCGAGAAAAGCGGGGCGGCCCAAGATCAGGAGCAAGGCGCCGAGTCAGGCATCGTCGGCCTGCGCCGACTGGCCTGCCTGTCGGCCGACAACGCCGAAGCGTCCCTGCAACGCTTGCAGCAAAATCCGGTGCACCGCGAACGCAATGTAGATACTGCCGTGAACCTGCTTAATGCCATGCGGCGCATTACGGCCGCAGGCACAGTGCTTGAAATTCAGCCGGCCTTGCCGCCGGACTCGGCTGCGGCATCGGCGCTGCGCGACTTTGGCCTGACGTTGGCGCACGCCCTGCATCCGCAGGATGATGCCCCGCCGCCCCACCCTCGCCAACTGGCGGTGCCCGGGATCATCGCCACGGCCGAGCCTGCCCTGGCCGGCCCGCTGGACCGCATTGCCCAGCAAGCGCGTCAAGTGCGCCAACTGCGGGATCGCATCGAGAAACAACCGGCGGCATAA
- a CDS encoding universal stress protein: MYRRISVHLDHGFDCKRRTALAISLAKRHGAELVGIYASAAPPQYYYGESVLMSRTLNVIKELQAQNRGAVQNAFLEAAAAADVPAVVRAGETSPSACVALYARTSDLVIVSQHNPDDVEAAHETEFVEQLLLTAGRPVLVVPSSGDFAVTGDRILYCWDGSREAARALGDAAAAMRLASHLTVLTMDEGGATRNRESVPFEDLATYCVAQSMPAPDHVHRDIKGVGVGSTILNAAADYSADMIVMGAYGHSKLRQWAMGGATASMLKSMTVPIMFSH, encoded by the coding sequence ATGTATCGCCGCATTTCCGTACACCTGGACCACGGGTTCGATTGCAAACGCCGCACTGCATTGGCAATTTCGCTAGCCAAGCGCCACGGCGCAGAACTCGTTGGCATCTACGCCAGCGCTGCGCCGCCGCAGTATTACTACGGCGAATCCGTGCTGATGTCCCGTACCCTGAATGTCATTAAGGAATTGCAGGCGCAAAACCGGGGTGCAGTGCAAAACGCCTTCCTGGAAGCCGCTGCCGCCGCTGACGTGCCGGCCGTAGTGCGCGCCGGCGAAACCTCGCCCAGCGCTTGCGTGGCCTTGTACGCGCGCACGAGCGATCTGGTCATCGTCAGCCAGCACAATCCTGACGACGTGGAAGCCGCTCACGAAACCGAATTCGTTGAACAATTGCTGCTAACGGCTGGCCGGCCCGTGCTGGTCGTGCCGTCCAGCGGCGACTTCGCCGTAACAGGCGACCGCATCCTGTATTGCTGGGACGGCAGCCGCGAGGCCGCCCGCGCCTTGGGCGACGCCGCAGCCGCCATGCGTCTGGCATCGCATCTGACCGTATTGACGATGGATGAAGGCGGCGCTACGCGCAACCGCGAATCGGTGCCCTTTGAAGACCTGGCTACCTATTGCGTTGCGCAAAGCATGCCTGCTCCGGACCACGTGCATCGCGATATCAAGGGTGTTGGCGTGGGCAGCACCATCTTGAACGCTGCCGCCGACTACAGTGCCGACATGATTGTGATGGGCGCATACGGCCACAGCAAGCTGCGGCAATGGGCCATGGGCGGCGCTACGGCTTCCATGCTGAAAAGCATGACCGTGCCGATCATGTTCTCGCACTAA